The sequence below is a genomic window from Fibrobacter succinogenes.
CATAAATTCGTGTAAAATTTTCTGACTGCAAGTTTTTTTTAGTTAGATTATGCTATACGGAGCTGAGAAAGCCCCGCCTACCTTTGGAGATATTATGAGCTTTTTTGACGCATTTAAACCGAAATGGCAAAATTCCAACCCTGCAAAGCGCATCGAAGCGATTGCCGACTTGGATGAACTCACTAGTCAAGATATTGTCGAACGAGTGGCCCTTTCAGATGATAATGTCGAAGTGAGAATAGCTGCAATCAAAAAACTTGCACTTATTAATACACTTCAGGAAATTTCTAAGAACGACAGTGACTCCAGCGTACGCCGTCTGGCAGAAACAAGAGCTTTTGAAGAAATTGTCAAAAAGCTGAAAGACTTTAACGAATCGAACTTGAACGACGAAGCACGCGGCTATATCGAAGCTGTCAAGGACACACGTTATGCCGAAGACGTCCTCAAGGCTACAGACAACTTAACTATAAAGAGAGAACTGGTCAAGCTTTGCAACAAGCAGTCTCTCCTCGCCCAGATTGCTTCTCGCGACTCTAGCGAAGAAATTGCACTGGCTGCAGCAGACCGTGTTGTTTCTGAATCCTTGCAGACTGACCTTATCAAAAATTCCAAGCACGTTTCTGTCCGCAAGAAGATTTCAGATAAAGTTCGTGCAAAGAAAGAAGCCGAAGACAACGGCAAAAAAGCATTGGAACTTTTGCAGAGCAAGCGCGAAGCATTGATCAAGCAAGCCCACTTCCTTGCCGCTCAAAAAGACGCTATCGCCACAAAGCCGCAGTTTGACGCCCTCATGACCGAAGCAAACGCTCTTGGCATGGGTGATTCTACCGGCACGCTCAACGAAATTTACGATAGCTTCAACAAGTTCTACGACGAAGCGACTGCCGCCAAGAAGGCTGCCGAAAACGCCGAAGCCGAAAAGCAGGCCAAGATAGCCCACTTGACAGAAACGCTTGCCGAACTCGAAAGCATGCTCGAAGCGAACTCGACTGAAGAAAACGCTGAACGCGTGAACGCCATCGTCGAAGAATGGACTGCAAACAAAAACATCATGGATGCAGCATCCATCAAGCGCTTCAACAATGCCTACTTCAAGACGCAAGAAGCAAAGAAGATTGTGATTCCAACCGCCGAATCTGAAAACGCCAGCGAAGAAGAAATTGCAGTCCGCAAGAGCCTCCTCGAACGTCTCCAGGCACTCTCCGACACGGAAATTGATGAGAACACGGGCAAGCATTTGCACGCTATCGTTCGCGAATGGGAAAAGCTCGACCTTCTCGAAGGCGACGATCCGATTCTCCAGACATATAACGCTCTGCGCACCAAGTTGAACGAGCTCATCTCGGCATTCAACGAAAAAGCCCAAAAGGTCATCGAAGAAAATTCCAAGAAGCTCCGCGCTCTCATCGAACGCATCCAGAACATCGACGAAAATCAGGAATTCCGCGAAATCCATAAGATCCTCCGCGATACTTATCAGGAATGGAAGGAAATCGTCGGCGAACAGAAATTCAAGTATCACGATCTTTGGCAGGAATACAAGATTGCCACATCCCGCTTCCAAGAAATGCAACAGTGGGAAAACTGGCACAACGAAAAAGACCGCGATACTATTATCGAAGAAATGGAAGCGCTTTCTAGAGAAACGCCGAGTCAGGCTGTTCTTACCAAGTTCCGCGAACTTTGCAGCAAGTGGCGCGAAATCGGCCCCATCTCTGCCGCCAAGTTCCAGGATTACCGCGACCGCTTCCAGGCTCTCGTAGACAAGATCAAGGAAAACTGCGCTCCGTTCATCGAAGAACAGAACGCCGAACGTCAGAAGAATCTCGTTGACAAGGAAGCTCTTTGCCAGAAGGTCGAAGAACTCGTTGCCAATGCAGAAATCTTCTGGAAGGACAAGTTCAAGTCCGTTCAGGAAATCCAGGAAAACTGGAAGAACATCGGCATGGTCCCGAAGGAAGCCTTTGCAGCGCTCAACAAGCGCTTCAAGGACGCAGTGAACGCCTTCTATGCCCAGCATAAGGAAAATGTGAAGCGCGAAGACGACAGTCGCGAAGCGAACTACGAAAAGAAGGTTGCCCTCTGCATCGAAGCCGAAGCCATCAAGGACTCGACCGACTGGAATGCCACTTCCACCAAGCTCAAACAGTTGCAGGATGCTTGGAAGGCAACCGGCCCAGTTCCGAAGAGCAAGTCCGACGAAATTTGGACACGCTTCCGCACCGCTTGCGATTCCTTCTTCGAAAAGAAGCGCAACCACTTTGAAGAAATGGATGCCGCTAAGCAGAAGAACCTCGAACAAAAGCAAGCCATTTGTGAAAAGCTCGAAGCTCTCGACTTGAACAATGTAACTCCGGAAGTTATTGAAGCTTATAAGGCTATCGATGCCGAATGGAAAACTATCGGCATGGTTCCGAAGGACGCTGTTGAATCCATCAACGAACGCTACAGCGCAATCGTCAACAAGATTGTAGCCAAGATGGCTGAAACCGACCCGGAACTCCAGGCCAAGATTGCAGAAATCAAGAAGAAAAAGCAAGACTCCATCGAAAAGGTTCGCCAATTCGCAGAAAGCGCTGGTTCCAACCAACTCGCCGATGCCGTTCGCGAAATCCAGAAGGAATGGGTCACGCTCGGTTCTTGCGGTAACGACGATGCTGAATTGCAAAAGGCATTCCGCGATGTTTGCGACGACTTCTTCACTCGCCGCCGCGACCAGCTCGACATTCAGGAACAGGCTCGCCAAAACAACTTGCAGAAGAAGATTCTCCTCTGCGAACAGGCCGAAGACTTGCTCACCGACTTGAACGATCAGACAGTCGTCGCTTCGATGAACAAGGTCAAGCACTTCCGCCGCCTTTGGAAGGAAGTCGGTGCAGTTCCTCGCGAACACTCCGAAAAGATCTGGAAGCGCTTCAACACGGCATGCGATCAGGTATTCGCCTTCGGCCGCAAGGACGAAAAGAAGGAAGAAGCTCCGGCACAGGCAGCCGTCAGCGAAGCATAGCGATACGGCGAAAGCCTCTTCGCAACCTTGTCATGCCCGCCTACCTGTCCTCGCTTGACGGGGACGAGCGGGCATCTCCTTTTTATACACTAGAGAATGGAGATTCCCTCCCCATACGCGGATCATGACTACTAAGCAGCATAGCAGCAAGTAGTCAAAGAGGTCAAGCCGGGAATGACAAATAGACTAAATCCTTCTACATTTTTTATTTTTGGGTCATGAAATTTCCGCCATGGACAAGTGTAAGCGAAGCAGCCCGCCTCCTCAAAGAAAGCGAAGTCGTCGCTATCCCGACAGAAACAGTTTACGGACTCGCCGGTAACGCATTCGAGCCCAAAGCGCTCGCCAAGATTTTCGCCGCTAAAGAACGCCCGACGTTCGACCCGCTGATTGTCCATATCGCAGACATTGCACAACTCACCGACATAGCCAAGGACATCCCCGATAGCGCCTACAGACTCGCCGAAGCTTATTGGCCGGGCCCGATGACGATTATCCTTCCCAAGAAGGATTGCATCCCCGACCTTTGCACAAGCGCCCTCCCCTCCGTGGCCGTGCGCTTTCCGAGCCATCCGATTGCACAGGCAATCATCAAGGAATCAGGACTCCCGCTGGCCGCCCCTAGCGCAAACCTCTTTAAGCATGTAAGCCCCACGACCGCTGAACATGTTGCAGCCCAGCTCGCCGACCGCATCGCAGGCATTGTCGATGGCGGCCCCTGTTCCGTAGGCGTCGAAAGCTCCATCATCTCGCTCGTCGGCGAACCGACCGTGATGCGTCCTGGCGCCATCACGCCCGAAATGTTCAAGGCAGTCCTCGGTGAAGTAAAAATCAAGGAATCCACATCCAAGCCGGGCCAGCCAATGCTTGCCCCCGGCCAATGCGACACGCATTACCGCCCGCAAGTCCCGCTTTACTATGGCGAAGTTCCTGCAGGCTACACGCTCCCAGAACAGACCGTCCGCATTGCGTTTGGCTCACAAGCAGGCCCAATTCCTGCTACAGTAAACTTGTCAGCTACAGGCGACATGGTCGAAGCGACCTCTAAGCTTTACGCATTCATGCACGACCTTGACAAATCCGAATACGACCTGATTCTCGTAGACCCCATCCCGAACACAGGCGTCGGCATGGCGCTCAACGACCGCTTGAAACGTGCAAGCATCAAGGCGCTGCCGTAAATACAAGATTATAGTTACTAGTTTGTAGTTAATAGGTACTAGAGATTGTTGAAAAAAATCATCCTCGACTGAGCGTAGCGAAGGAGGGAATCCATACATTGTACCACAAAAAATTATGGATGGGTCAAAGAATATACAAGCATATTCAGAACTCTTAACTCAAATCGGGAACAGCGGGTAGTGTTCCTTGGTATAGGCACGCGTGAATGCATTGAAATGCCACCATTCGCTAGGGAGCATCACCCAGCCAGCGCGCTTCATGATATTGCGGAGCAGGTTGCGATTATCAATTTGAGATTGCGTCAGGCGCCCGGATTCAAGAGCCTCAGCCTCGCCCACAGCCCCAGCACAGCGCTCAAAAGAATCAAAATCCGCACCCATGTCAAGCAAATTGCCCGTGCTATCAGCAAGTCCTAAATCAAGCGCAAGCCCGTAATTGTGGAGCCCGCCCGTTTTGCCAGACGAAACAAAATGGCTATAAGGCGTTCCTGCAACAGAGCTTTTCAAAACAGCTTGTGCATACATCGGGCGCGCGGCATCAAAAATCACAAGCAAATATCCCGGCAATTCCTTCGCGATAATAGAAAGTGCGCGCCTTAGCTTTGGCAACGCATCTCTATGCACAAACGCACGCTGGAAGCCGCAATACATGTCGTGTCCCGTCACATTGTTAAATGTCGCATAGCGCAAATCCATGCGAATGCCACGCATGTACGTAATTTCGACCAAATTAGAATCGTGCGTCGCGTAATCAATCCACTTCTTTGCAGAAGTGCAATAACGCAACGGTTTTTCGGGTTTCGGAGGCACAAACAAAGAATCGGTCACATGCGAGAATGCAGAAACAGCAAAGAAAGCACTTATCAAAAGAATAGATTGCTTCCGCCACATCCTGCCCGCGGCAGGTTCTTCTTTCGTTCCTCGGAATGACAACTTGCGCAGCTTCCTACTGTCTACTTCCTACCGCCTACTAATTATATTCCCAATTGCACTTCGACGCCGAAATCGATATTTAGCCCCATGCCCTTTGCAATAAACGGCACCAAGTCAAATCCGTTGGCAGTATTCTTGTCATTATCGCGAGCGACCAATGAGCGTTCACGCCAATTTTTGGAACCAAGGAATCTAAGCGCACCCACATCGAGTTTCGAGAAGATGTTGTCTACTTCCAAATAGAATCTTGCATGCTTAAAGAAGAACTTCGACTTGGTCAAATCCAAGTTCACGCGAATATCCGTTCTGTACAAATCCGTAAACTGGTTGTAATCCTTAAGTTCGCGAGTCCCGCCCTTGCCATCCGAAGCAGTTTTAACCGAGTAAAAATAAAGCGGTCTATGCCATGCAGCATGATGTGTCAAAATCACAGACACAATAGAATCCTTTCGCGGATAATATCTAAAGTGCGAAACCACATCCAAACGGGAATTCGCTTCCCACGGCAAAGACTTACCGCCCTTCAGTTCGTATTCACCGTAAACAGAACTTGCATTCATCGACATCGAGAAATGATGAGACGTTTTCCATTCAACAGAGCCCGAAGCACCGGAGACCCAAGCGTAATCAATCGGAGTCACGTCCTTGTAATTTGCAAAAGCCTTCGGCAACGGAAGCAGCGGATCGGCATAGAAGCGCCCAAAGCCCGCCAACTGGGCAACCAAGTATTTAGATCGATAACCAGCACCCAACTTGAGGGAAGTTCCCGATTCCAAGCGGCCCGTCAAGTCGCCATCATCAAAATAATGTTTCCAGTCAGCACGGTATGCGGCATTTCCAAAGAGTCTCCAATATGCAGAATCTTTTTTTGACAAATTGCGTTCCATATCGAACGATGCCGTCGGGCGCGCATTATGATCAGCCGCATCTGCAACCGCACCCACAGAAATCATATATTGCGAATAATTGTTTTTCCAATCAAGCGTAGCCGCACCCGATAAAATACCCGTTTGGTATTTGCTGCTTTCTTCACCACCAGTAATCGGGAAACTGCGTTCAACAAAGTGGTGTTCATAAAGAATAGCTCCACGCAAATCAGCGCCAAAGATGTCGGCATGGAAATCCTTGTCGGCGCCCACGCTCAGCGTTGTATGCGTTTGGTTGTAACCATCAATAAAGGTTCTATCCACATCTTCGATTTTCTTACCCATTTCGTTACGGAATCCGGTCGTATCACGCAATGTATCGCTCAAGCTTTCGCGGACAAGCCCAGCATGGAAACTTGCGCCAAACTTCGAAGCGTATTCAGCACCCACAACCAAGTAGCTTTGAGAGCCTTCGGCAATGTCTATAGAATTGGTACTGTTGTAACTTTTTGACGTATCCTGACGGATTCGATATTTATCGGAGCTGAACAATGTGCGCAAAGCCCATGTCGCATTTCCCAGCGAATCTGAACCATTCAACTGTGCATAAATATCAAAAGCAGAAAGGTCAAACGGATCCGACGACTTCACATCGCTGTCGCTAGCCTCATCGCCACGCTTGCGGAATTCCGTATAGAACTTTTCACCAAGAATCTTGAGAATGCCAGCATCAAGAGTGCGGAACGCAAAGCGGAAACTATCCCAAAAGAAGAACGGCGCATCGAGCAAAACTTCGCGCTGAGAAATCGTAGCCGTACCTCTCAAGCCCCATTCACCGCTAGTCTGTTCCGGAATAAACTGGATTGAAGTCGCAAGGCCCTGTCCAAGAGGCCCCTGACCGTAATGATCATGGACTTCGATACCGCTCAACGTATGCGGGTTTATAACCGAAAGATTGTTCGGAAAACCTACATCCAGATGACGCATGTTCGGAATGCGAAGACGCCCCAAATGATATGCGACATCGCTCGCGCGGGAACCTTGATAATACAAAGCGCTGCTAAAATCTTTCTGTCCCGAGATGCCAGGCATCTGGCTCAAGTGTTCCGTCAAGTCAAAACGCATGCCCGCAGCATCTTCAAGCTTGTCGATCTGAATAGTGCGTTCCACTTCCCACTTGATCGGTTCGCCATCACCGATAATCGTACTGGCGCCAAGATTTGTAACATTGGTGCTAAGCGTAACCACCATGTCCATAAGGTCGGCAAAATCTTGCAATTCCACAAAAACGCTATCAAAGCCATCTTTCTTGAACACAAGCGTCGCATTCTTGGAATCCACCGAGAACTCAAATCGACCGCGGGAATCAGTCGTTCCAATCGGCTTACCAGACTTGTAAGTAACAGCGACATCCTTGACAGGCAAATCAGATTCTGCTTCAAGAACGACACCAATAACCATTGTTGGCGAGGCAGCAAGGGCCCCTACGATAAGAAACAATACTAAACAGAAAATAATACGAAACTTCATGCCTTCAAAATAGATAATTTGCGATAAAAAATTTCGCCAATCCACAAACAACGGTTATATTATACGC
It includes:
- a CDS encoding DUF349 domain-containing protein; the protein is MSFFDAFKPKWQNSNPAKRIEAIADLDELTSQDIVERVALSDDNVEVRIAAIKKLALINTLQEISKNDSDSSVRRLAETRAFEEIVKKLKDFNESNLNDEARGYIEAVKDTRYAEDVLKATDNLTIKRELVKLCNKQSLLAQIASRDSSEEIALAAADRVVSESLQTDLIKNSKHVSVRKKISDKVRAKKEAEDNGKKALELLQSKREALIKQAHFLAAQKDAIATKPQFDALMTEANALGMGDSTGTLNEIYDSFNKFYDEATAAKKAAENAEAEKQAKIAHLTETLAELESMLEANSTEENAERVNAIVEEWTANKNIMDAASIKRFNNAYFKTQEAKKIVIPTAESENASEEEIAVRKSLLERLQALSDTEIDENTGKHLHAIVREWEKLDLLEGDDPILQTYNALRTKLNELISAFNEKAQKVIEENSKKLRALIERIQNIDENQEFREIHKILRDTYQEWKEIVGEQKFKYHDLWQEYKIATSRFQEMQQWENWHNEKDRDTIIEEMEALSRETPSQAVLTKFRELCSKWREIGPISAAKFQDYRDRFQALVDKIKENCAPFIEEQNAERQKNLVDKEALCQKVEELVANAEIFWKDKFKSVQEIQENWKNIGMVPKEAFAALNKRFKDAVNAFYAQHKENVKREDDSREANYEKKVALCIEAEAIKDSTDWNATSTKLKQLQDAWKATGPVPKSKSDEIWTRFRTACDSFFEKKRNHFEEMDAAKQKNLEQKQAICEKLEALDLNNVTPEVIEAYKAIDAEWKTIGMVPKDAVESINERYSAIVNKIVAKMAETDPELQAKIAEIKKKKQDSIEKVRQFAESAGSNQLADAVREIQKEWVTLGSCGNDDAELQKAFRDVCDDFFTRRRDQLDIQEQARQNNLQKKILLCEQAEDLLTDLNDQTVVASMNKVKHFRRLWKEVGAVPREHSEKIWKRFNTACDQVFAFGRKDEKKEEAPAQAAVSEA
- a CDS encoding L-threonylcarbamoyladenylate synthase, with product MKFPPWTSVSEAARLLKESEVVAIPTETVYGLAGNAFEPKALAKIFAAKERPTFDPLIVHIADIAQLTDIAKDIPDSAYRLAEAYWPGPMTIILPKKDCIPDLCTSALPSVAVRFPSHPIAQAIIKESGLPLAAPSANLFKHVSPTTAEHVAAQLADRIAGIVDGGPCSVGVESSIISLVGEPTVMRPGAITPEMFKAVLGEVKIKESTSKPGQPMLAPGQCDTHYRPQVPLYYGEVPAGYTLPEQTVRIAFGSQAGPIPATVNLSATGDMVEATSKLYAFMHDLDKSEYDLILVDPIPNTGVGMALNDRLKRASIKALP
- a CDS encoding M15 family metallopeptidase, which gives rise to MWRKQSILLISAFFAVSAFSHVTDSLFVPPKPEKPLRYCTSAKKWIDYATHDSNLVEITYMRGIRMDLRYATFNNVTGHDMYCGFQRAFVHRDALPKLRRALSIIAKELPGYLLVIFDAARPMYAQAVLKSSVAGTPYSHFVSSGKTGGLHNYGLALDLGLADSTGNLLDMGADFDSFERCAGAVGEAEALESGRLTQSQIDNRNLLRNIMKRAGWVMLPSEWWHFNAFTRAYTKEHYPLFPI